In Bacillus sp. KH172YL63, one genomic interval encodes:
- a CDS encoding type II pantothenate kinase has protein sequence MGVLGIDAGGTLTKIVYEERGKLHYKTFRGDHQHELENWIRILAPQHRFFVTGGRADQWRSLSQDVAVVNEFDAVHKGTVQLMAAEKNDAYHYLLINIGTGTSFIAVDENGPERLFGSGMGGGTFLGLGSMLTGITDFHDLVALSDKGVRGNVDLLVKDVYTKGDSPVDPQLTAANFGKMSMNSSHADKLRALSNMIGETIILLASQAAKTFQIKDFVFVGGAVEYIPSLREDLSQFQSMLAYTPHFPMRGSFAGALGAYQIGLEGAHSQNRQ, from the coding sequence ATGGGTGTCCTCGGGATCGATGCAGGCGGAACATTGACCAAAATCGTTTACGAAGAAAGGGGAAAACTTCATTATAAGACATTCCGTGGCGATCACCAACATGAATTGGAGAACTGGATCAGGATCCTCGCGCCACAGCACAGGTTTTTCGTCACAGGAGGCCGGGCTGATCAATGGAGAAGTCTCTCTCAGGACGTTGCAGTCGTGAATGAATTTGACGCAGTGCACAAAGGGACGGTTCAGCTGATGGCAGCGGAAAAGAATGATGCGTATCACTATTTGCTCATAAATATCGGCACAGGCACGTCTTTTATCGCAGTAGACGAAAATGGCCCTGAAAGATTGTTTGGAAGTGGCATGGGAGGTGGGACTTTCTTAGGGCTTGGTTCAATGCTGACGGGAATCACTGACTTTCATGACCTCGTCGCCCTGTCGGATAAAGGAGTGAGGGGAAATGTGGACCTACTTGTGAAGGATGTTTATACTAAGGGGGATTCACCAGTGGACCCTCAGTTGACGGCAGCCAACTTTGGTAAAATGAGCATGAATTCATCTCATGCAGACAAACTGAGGGCACTGTCGAATATGATTGGAGAAACCATTATCCTCCTTGCCTCACAGGCAGCGAAAACCTTTCAGATAAAGGACTTCGTCTTCGTTGGGGGAGCGGTAGAATACATCCCGTCATTAAGGGAAGACCTCTCCCAATTTCAATCGATGCTGGCATATACCCCACACTTTCCCATGAGGGGATCCTTTGCAGGTGCTTTGGGAGCCTATCAGATTGGATTGGAAGGAGCACATTCACAAAATAGACAATGA
- a CDS encoding Ger(x)C family spore germination protein, which yields MNKYTKNGKLVAFFLVIFVCAGCTGSKNIQDLAYIVTIGLDYDDENDEYTVYLQGLNFANVAKQEGSKSQEPIPTLIGKAKGKTMNLAISKLFRLSRPPLFFGHTKTIVISKNILTYKFKEVLEDVGRNYSLRPSLEILVTDEDMEEVLSAKGLFDYPPVYTVLLTSEKLEKIKNDIEPTNLMHFLREYYEPMGSAFLPTVKLDHDAWQASEKITSLYLDGYSVFQGEELKGDLPAKDAMMVYWLRNKNSAIYFPLYQDGELMSTFDLSVNKMKVKYLKSKTEFSAFSLEVDVEAEMLEKIADIPYGEMKKALQQAIEKEITSVYQNGLTKEMDLLDVGETWFRKHPQAFRELEKKENKFYLTESSLNQTMVKVDIKHFNAYRYKKEDR from the coding sequence ATGAACAAATATACAAAAAATGGGAAGCTGGTCGCATTCTTTCTGGTCATTTTCGTTTGTGCAGGTTGTACGGGATCCAAGAACATTCAAGATTTGGCCTATATTGTAACAATCGGATTGGATTATGATGATGAGAACGATGAGTATACGGTATATCTACAAGGGTTGAACTTTGCAAACGTGGCAAAGCAGGAAGGAAGCAAATCTCAGGAGCCGATTCCAACCTTAATCGGCAAGGCAAAAGGGAAGACCATGAATCTGGCAATCAGCAAACTGTTCAGATTATCCCGGCCCCCGCTTTTTTTTGGTCACACCAAAACGATTGTCATTTCCAAAAACATATTGACGTATAAATTCAAAGAAGTTTTGGAGGATGTCGGTAGAAATTATTCTTTAAGACCCAGTCTTGAAATCCTTGTAACCGATGAAGATATGGAAGAAGTGTTAAGCGCGAAGGGGCTTTTTGATTATCCCCCTGTCTATACTGTCTTGCTGACGAGTGAGAAATTAGAAAAGATTAAAAATGACATTGAGCCGACAAACTTGATGCATTTCCTGCGGGAATATTATGAACCGATGGGTAGTGCATTCCTGCCGACAGTCAAATTAGATCATGACGCATGGCAGGCGTCAGAAAAGATCACTTCTCTCTATCTTGATGGGTACAGTGTGTTTCAAGGGGAAGAGTTAAAAGGGGATCTTCCTGCCAAAGATGCGATGATGGTATATTGGCTGCGGAATAAAAACAGTGCAATCTACTTTCCCCTCTATCAAGACGGGGAGTTAATGTCTACGTTTGATCTATCGGTAAATAAAATGAAGGTGAAATATCTTAAATCCAAAACGGAGTTCTCGGCGTTTTCGTTAGAAGTGGATGTAGAGGCGGAAATGCTGGAGAAAATTGCTGATATCCCATACGGTGAAATGAAGAAGGCTTTACAACAGGCAATAGAAAAAGAAATCACTTCCGTCTATCAAAACGGTCTGACGAAGGAAATGGATTTATTGGATGTTGGGGAAACATGGTTCAGGAAGCATCCCCAGGCATTTCGAGAGTTGGAAAAAAAGGAAAATAAATTTTACCTGACAGAATCCTCTTTAAATCAAACAATGGTCAAGGTAGATATTAAACATTTCAATGCGTATCGTTATAAGAAAGAGGATAGGTGA
- a CDS encoding spore germination protein, translating to MKKKMKEENRAEQGTNILDEIRDLFISSHDLMIKPHFFAEQKMTLVYFYSLVDSHYLDQYILSKLEDTDHEHFVNKMKSVFQAIDLSGQSMEDVQNSLFSGCVLFFIGERILSIHAGDVPKRLPEESALETSIRGPKDGFVEDLNTNISLIRRRLATPSLCVEKYCVGTRSHTEIAIVYLEDVIDKKVLEELYARLSKVDIDVITGNQQLESLLDDNPYSIFTSFDYTGRPDFIVDSINQGRFALIVDGFPTVSIAPVSLLLQTKSPEDASINYVYVSMERLIRMVGITISAFLPGLWVAFSAFNIEQIPYLLVATISMSRFGLPLSAPVEMFIILFLFEFFNEAGVRLPRAIGQTVSVLGGLIVGDAAIRAGLTSPTMLVIGAITYVSSFTLVNQSLKHGTTILRFLVLLVSTFFGLFGVVMMFILSVIYLSTLSSFGAPYLGTVAPLSWYDTLRSFFRLPIQLYKNRTSSTAPEDETRKGRP from the coding sequence ATGAAGAAAAAAATGAAAGAAGAGAATCGGGCTGAACAAGGAACGAACATACTTGATGAAATAAGGGACCTGTTTATTTCAAGTCATGATTTAATGATCAAGCCTCATTTTTTTGCTGAACAAAAGATGACTCTCGTTTATTTTTATTCTTTGGTGGATTCTCATTATTTAGATCAATATATCCTCTCGAAGTTAGAGGACACAGATCATGAGCACTTTGTCAATAAAATGAAGAGTGTTTTTCAGGCGATCGATCTTTCCGGTCAATCGATGGAAGATGTCCAAAACTCGCTATTTTCAGGGTGTGTGCTTTTCTTTATCGGTGAAAGAATCCTCTCCATCCATGCAGGGGATGTCCCGAAACGACTCCCGGAAGAGTCGGCCCTTGAAACGTCCATCCGGGGACCGAAAGATGGATTCGTTGAAGATCTGAATACCAATATTTCATTGATCAGAAGAAGATTAGCGACTCCTTCCCTTTGTGTGGAAAAGTATTGTGTAGGCACACGTTCCCATACAGAAATAGCTATCGTTTATCTGGAGGATGTCATCGATAAAAAGGTGTTGGAAGAGTTATACGCCAGGCTGTCTAAGGTCGATATTGATGTCATAACCGGTAACCAACAGCTTGAGTCCCTGCTCGATGACAATCCATACTCAATCTTTACAAGTTTTGATTATACGGGAAGACCGGATTTTATCGTCGATTCCATAAACCAGGGAAGGTTTGCCTTGATTGTGGATGGATTCCCGACTGTTTCCATCGCACCGGTCAGCTTACTGTTGCAGACGAAATCACCAGAGGATGCGAGCATCAATTATGTATATGTGTCAATGGAAAGGCTCATCCGGATGGTGGGCATTACCATCTCTGCATTCCTTCCCGGCTTATGGGTCGCTTTCTCTGCTTTTAATATCGAACAGATTCCTTATCTTCTCGTCGCCACGATTTCCATGTCTAGATTCGGTCTTCCATTATCCGCACCGGTCGAAATGTTCATCATCCTGTTCCTGTTTGAGTTCTTCAATGAAGCAGGTGTCAGGCTTCCCAGGGCAATTGGTCAAACAGTCTCCGTCTTGGGTGGCTTAATCGTCGGTGATGCGGCGATCCGTGCGGGATTGACATCCCCGACGATGCTTGTAATTGGGGCCATCACCTATGTTTCTTCGTTTACTCTCGTCAATCAATCGTTGAAGCACGGTACGACGATTTTGAGGTTCCTTGTCCTGCTTGTCAGCACCTTCTTTGGTTTATTCGGTGTGGTGATGATGTTCATTTTATCTGTTATTTATTTATCTACCCTATCGTCATTTGGTGCCCCGTATCTGGGGACCGTCGCCCCGCTCAGCTGGTATGATACGCTCAGGTCTTTTTTCAGACTACCGATTCAACTGTATAAGAATCGGACGTCTTCGACAGCTCCTGAAGACGAAACGCGGAAAGGAAGGCCATAG
- a CDS encoding endospore germination permease, giving the protein MKSIRPILIPRQLLLLLILSTGLLNHVMLIPSILRAAGRDGWVSILIAYPILIAMSLLIYYIVKHSSSEGFFHLLQRKWPRWAVLLFSIPVCLFLFSSAYITFVDLILWLSAYFLTDVPPFIVTGGIFFICFLITWAGIKHMAIASGILLPLVMIFGIFIALTNTNLKDPSLLFPIFSDGYAPAMKGSIYVLSGLLEIYLIVLIQPYSEGKIKLHHIIVLGLIFAGLMLGPLSASIMEFGPEESVFLRYPAYEQWRILSIGEFITHLDFFALYQWLSGALIRISLFMFLLATLLVNNRRYDYRQSLKILVPLFIVFFCLVQINVDTYEFYHFLFKVFFPLTVILFIVQTIISAIMIRFLK; this is encoded by the coding sequence ATGAAGAGTATCCGACCTATCTTAATTCCAAGGCAATTGTTATTATTGTTGATTCTTTCAACAGGTTTGTTAAATCACGTCATGCTGATACCGAGCATCCTTCGGGCAGCGGGAAGGGACGGATGGGTGAGCATATTGATTGCTTATCCGATTCTGATCGCTATGTCGTTATTGATATACTATATTGTTAAACATTCGTCCTCTGAGGGGTTCTTTCATCTCCTTCAGAGGAAGTGGCCTAGATGGGCAGTTCTTCTATTCTCTATCCCTGTCTGTTTATTTTTATTTTCAAGTGCATACATTACCTTCGTTGATTTAATACTATGGCTGAGCGCCTATTTTTTAACAGATGTTCCTCCCTTCATCGTCACGGGAGGAATTTTCTTCATTTGCTTTTTGATTACATGGGCTGGTATCAAGCATATGGCGATCGCAAGCGGCATTCTTTTACCTTTGGTCATGATCTTTGGTATTTTTATTGCGCTCACCAACACGAACTTGAAAGACCCCAGCCTATTGTTTCCGATATTCAGTGATGGGTATGCCCCGGCGATGAAAGGAAGTATCTATGTATTAAGTGGACTTCTCGAAATATACCTGATTGTCCTGATCCAACCGTATAGCGAAGGGAAAATAAAGCTGCATCACATCATCGTCCTCGGCTTGATTTTCGCTGGGTTGATGCTTGGTCCTCTATCTGCCTCAATCATGGAATTCGGGCCGGAGGAGTCTGTTTTTCTCCGATACCCAGCCTACGAACAGTGGAGGATACTATCAATAGGAGAATTCATCACCCATCTTGATTTCTTTGCCCTATACCAATGGTTAAGCGGAGCACTAATCAGAATCAGTCTGTTTATGTTTTTATTAGCGACCCTCCTCGTGAATAATAGGAGGTATGATTACCGTCAATCCTTAAAAATCCTCGTTCCATTATTTATTGTGTTTTTCTGTCTTGTACAAATCAATGTGGATACATATGAATTTTACCACTTCCTATTTAAAGTGTTTTTTCCGCTTACCGTAATCCTTTTTATTGTACAAACCATCATTTCTGCCATCATGATCCGATTTCTAAAGTAA